GATGGTTGGGGGTGGGATGGAGCGCTCGGCGACCCGCTCTACGCTCGCGATCAGTGGTTCCGCGATACGCAAGCGGCGATGGGGAACGCATCAGCGCGCGGAAACGTGGTGCACCTCTACATCAACGGACTCTACTGGGGGCTCTACAATCCGAGTGAACGCCCAGACGATTCCTTCGCCGCGGAGACGTTCGGCGGCGAGAAGGAAGAATACGACGTCGTCAATCACGACGGCTTGGCCGACGGATCGATCGACGCCTACAACGCGATGATTGCGCTGGCTCAGGCGGTGAACGCCGCTTCCGGAACTGCAGCCAAGAACGCCGCCTACCAGAACCTGCAAGGAAATTTCGCGAGCGGCCTCGACAATCCCAGCCAGGAGGATTATCTCGACGTCGCCAACTATATCGACTACATGATCCTCAATCACTACGGCGGGAACAACGACTGGCCCGACCGTAACTGGTATGCGAACCGCCGTCGCGGTCCGGAAAGCGAAGGCTTCAAGTTCTTTGCCTGGGATAACGAGATTTCGCTAGACCTTAGCGACCGCACGAGCATCAACGAGAACAATTTGGGGATGTCGACTGGCGCCGCACAAGCGTACGGCATCTTGCGCAATTACGAAGAGTTCCGCCTGCAATTCGCCGATCGAATTCACGAACATCTATTCAACGGCGGCGCTCTGTACGTCAACCCCGCCAGCCCGACGTACGACCCGAACAATCCCCAAAACAACGTGCCCGCGGCGCGGATGGCGGAGCTTGCCGCTCGCGTGTACGACGCCATGCCGGCTGAGTCGGCGCGGTGGGGCGACCAACATGTCACCGTCCCGCGGACCAGAGACGTCGAGTGGCAGAACCAGCTGAATTACATGCTGGGAACCTACTTCCGCGATCGACACGGCATTGTCCTCAACCAATGGAAAGCCGCCTCGCTCTATCCCAACGCAGTGGCGCCGGAGTTCCTGGTCAACAATCTTCGTCAACATGGCGGCACGATTGCCGCCGGTGGCATCCTCTCCGTGCAAAACGGAAACACCGGTTCCCCGGGAACCATTTACTACACCACCGACGGCAGCGATCCGCGACTTGTAGGCGGCGCCGTCAACGCGGCGAGCGCGCAGGTTTTCTCCGGCAACATTCCGCTGTCGAGCGCAACGCTGGTAAAAGCCCGCATCCTCCGCAACGGCGAGTGGAGCGCGCTGACGGCCGCGACTTTTACTCCAGTCGCTGCATCCGCTGATTTCAATAGCGACGGCATCGTGGACGGCGGCGATTTCCTCGCGTGGCAACGGGGATACGGGCTTGGCTCAACGCGAGCGCAGGGTAATGCCGACGGCGACTCAGACGTCGATCAAGACGACTTGGTCGTATGGAAGACGCAGTTCGGCCAAACGACGGGGACCCCAGCTTCTCCGATGTCGGTTGCCGCGCCCGCCAGTCTGAACTCGTACGTTACGGACGCCTCGTTCATGTCGCCGTCGTCGCTCGAAGTTGCCGACGGCGCCCTAGTCATCGCGGCCGCAACTTCATCGACGCCCGCACTCAACCAAGTCAGCGCAATCCTACAATCACGGGCGTGGAACGCAGACATCGCGGCGAGGCAGACGCAAGACGTCGCTCATCATTCGGCCCGCGATGCGGCGTTCAACGACGACGTGCGTACCCATGCTGTGAACCATCGGCATGAGAGCGTTCTATCCTCTCATTCTCAGGGAGCCTCTAGCAAGCTCTTCAAAGACGTCGAAGAGTCTAGCGCATCCGAAAGAGACGAAGCAAAGCTGGCGGCTTTGAGTGACTTCCTGCTTACAGGCATCGCACCGAAGTTATAATCGAAATGGGCAGGTTAAAAAGTGCGGCCGCACGAGAGCGGCCGGTCGCGCGATCGTTACGCTACGGCGCCGTCGCTTGCTTCTTGTTGCTATCAGACTCACGCTTGCCAGGCCTAATGCGTAGAGTTTGAACTTCGAAAGGATGGAGGTGAGTCGACACTTCCGTGCCTTTCGCTGAGGTCTGGCCGTGCGGATGCATGTGCGGGCTTTCGATGCCGCTCACGACTTCAACCGACGCGATGCCGACTTCCGCAAGCGCAGGGACCGAGAACTTGACGTCTCCATGTTCGCCGTCGACTTCTCGAATACGCACGATATAACCATCTCCGTCTTCGGCTCGCTTGAACGACGACATGCGGATGTTTTCAGAACCGATGTCAACAAAGGCCCTTAAGGCGTTGCAAATCGCCGGCGACCAGCGCGTGGCGCGAAGCGAAGCTTGGCCCAAGGAAGTCTTCCTGCCGAAACTGATGAAGTAGCGGAACTCGAAATCGCCTCCTTGCTGGGCCTGGTAGTTGGTGTGCCAGTAGTTGTTCATTACATACGAATAGATCCTGCCATTCTCGATCGGCAGCGATTCGAGCTTTTTGTGCGTGTTGACGTCCTGAAAGGAGACGAGCGGCGCATCTGGCGAAGACCAGACGACGTCGTCGCCTGTTTTCAGATCTTGCAGCCGCACGAAATCTTGCACGCTGAACCAATCGAGGCATGCCCGCGGCATCCAGTCGCGACCAGCTTGCACCGTGGCGCCGCCAACCTCGTAATCGATTTGCGGCTGCTTGAATGCGAACGGAAAGCTGACATAAACGCCTTCCATCTCGCGAACCGGCCGCTTGCCTTTCATGCGTAGGACGCACTGAATGTCCGGCGAGTCGGCAGCGACGCACACCTCCAACTCGACGATTCCCAAGATCTCATGCTCGTAGCGGGAGACGATCGATCGCACTTTCCGCTGGATATCAATCAGCTTTGGCGTCGAAAGCGTCGATCCCGTCGCGACGTCGCTTCCGCTGGGGGGATAGCCGCGCTGCTTTGCGTAATACAAAACCTGGCCAAACCCAGACGAGTTTGCGGCGTCGACGCTGCCCCCAGCGGGCGAACGCTCGACGAATTCACGGCCGTCGTCTGTGCGGCGGATCGACCTAATCAAACCAGTCGTCTGATCCATGTCGACAGCGAGATAGCCCGAGCGGAAGCTAAGAGCATCAGATTCAGGAGCCACTGAGTTGCGACGATCACGTTCCCAGCTTTCAGTGAACGCGAGCCCCTCGTCGACGATCTTCTGCAGTTGGTCGCAGAGCAGGCGCGATTTCATCGCATAGCCCGCCTTCACGGCAAACAACGTGAGCGTCTGCGGGTCATCGGGAAGCGACACGCTGTGGTGCGCTCCCCAAGTATGTTCGTCGTAAAGAAGTGCGTTCTCCCACGCCTCGTCGATGAGCTTTTTGGGATAGTCGCGAATCTTGCCTTGTGCATGGAGCCCCGCAAGCAACGCTTCGAGCAACACGAGTCGGCGAACGCTGTCGCGATTGAGCTTCGTTTCCGCAGCGCTCGAGCCAGCGCCATCTTCCCAGTAGGCGCCTTGGTCTCCCCTCACGACAGGAGCATGCTGGGCGGCCTCCGTGCGTAGCCGCTCGAAGAAATCAGCGTTCGTGCCGAGAATCAGGCGCGGCCATTCGTATTTGGCGTTCCACTGCTCAACGACGGCGGGCAGGTTCTCATCGAGTTGCACGTTGTCAAAGTAAGCGCCGTGCAGATGGATGACGTTGTAAGGGTAGGGTTCCTTTGCGTCAGGATTGTCAAAGATGTAGGTGAGATAACCCGGAAGCCGTTGCTCGGCGGCCTCCAGAGACATCGTCAGGCCGACCGTCGTCGCCTCGGCGTAGTGTTTGTGGACCATCGTCAGCACTCGAGCGCCGTCCGGGCCTTCCCACCAAACGGGTTGATACGCGCGGTCGGCGCCAAATTTCCAAAAGTCGCTGCGATCAGAATTGCTGCCGATCGAGAGAAACTCGATGCCGCTCCCCGCCAGAATGGTCGGCAGCGACCAGACGTGACTCGGCGAATCGGTGAGCGACGCGGTCTTCAAATCAAGGCGGTGCTCGCGAGCAAAATTGCCCGACCAGTACAGCCAGCGGTGCAGCCCTTCGTCGTTCGGCAGCCCCGTGAGCAGATTCACCCAACCGGCGTCGAGCCCAACGCGGCCGCTACGGACTTGATCGACCAGCCGATCGCGATCTGCGGGATTGGCGTTCTGCCACCAACGTTGCAAGATGTAAGAACTTTCGTTAGTCCACGAAAAGTTTTCATACTTCTCGCCGAATGCCAGCGCTCGAGAGAGGCTATCAACGTTGCGCGCAACCGCCTGGTCGGCCGTGTGCGTGTAACCGTTGTCGAAATGGGCTTGAGGGACAACGTACAGCTCAATCGGACGATACCCTGGCCAGTGTAGATCGTATGATTTCTGAAAGTTGTCCGATCTTATTTCTAACTTCAGATCTTGCGCTTTCTCGTGTGCAGGGATGGAGAGGTCGGCCGTCAGCGGACCGTAAAATCGCTTGTGCCCCGCATCGAGCCCAAGGGTTGCTTCACTCCATACGCCTCCTGCAGCGTCGACGATTTTCAGATTGAGCGGCGTCGACACCCGCCGCAGATCAAGCGTGAGGCGAAATTGCTGTCGCGGTCCATCGGGCGTCCGGTGAACGAGCCGCGCCGGTTCCTTGTGGAAGTCGACGCCCACTTCCGAAGCAAGCGGTGCGTCGATCCAGTCAATCTCGATCCCGTCGTAAACGATCCATGACCCGTCGTCGATCGATTCGATCGCGAGCATCGTTGATTCGTCAATCAGGTCTTGTCCTGCGATGAGATATTCCGCCACGGCAGGAGAGAGGTATTCGAGACGCTCCGTTTGACGCGAAATATCAGCGCCAGACGGGGCCTTTAAAATCCAGCTGGCGGATGGCCCGAAGGTGACTCGCAGTCGCGGAGGCTGGTAGGGGTGCGCACCGAGTACGCCAATGCGAATCCGATAGACCCCGTACCGCCGCGGCGTCGCGACGGGCGTCCTAAGCAGATAGCCGCGCGATCCCGCCCACACGTCGCGAACGCCGGGGTGCAAATGCGGCCATTGTTCCGGACGCAGCGGCTGTTCAAGGTGATCGAAGGCAACGTCGAATCCACTGAGGGGGATGACGTTCAGATCATCAATCGACTGATCGATTGAACCAACGCGCAAGATCGGCGTCCAACCATCGGCACACGCCCGCTCGACTGCGATCAGCAGTAGCAGCGAGCAGAAGCCAAATCTCATGAGAGCGATTGTCATCACATTCAGACTCGATGCTCGCTTGCGGTAAGGGGCGTGTCGGCCGGCAGCATCGGCCACCAGGAGTATCTCAGGACGCAGATCACAACGACGAAAACCACTCCGCATGTCACAGCCTCGACATGCCAGCGGCCAACCAGATACATCGGGAGTAAATAGAGCGCAGTCACTCCACAGATTCCGACGAATAGATTGAAGAGCGTCAGTGCAACGCCTGGTTCTGCAGTACACAAACCCAGGTGCGACTTCCTCGATTCGCGAGCGATTGGTCGCCAAAAACCAAACGGGCGAACCGTTTCGTAAAACGAGACCAACACAACGCGAGGAGTTGCCGCGGTGAGCAGCGATGCAACGACGCTGGCGATCGCCGTGCATGCCGCAATTCCCAAGAAGGCATAATAGTCGCCGGGCGAGGGCGCTAACAGCCAGAGCAGCGACGAGATGCTGCCGGTGAGGACTCCCGCAGCGTAGCCCCAACCATTCAGCCGCCACCAATACCATCGCAGGCAATTGGGAATGACCAAGCCGGAAACGAAACTCATTTGGAGCCAGTTCCAAATCACATCGATTGAACTTGAATAGACTCCGGCGACGGCTCCCAGCACGACAATCGCCAGCGTCGCAGCGCCGCTGACGGCTAACATCGGAGTCCGCGACGTTGCCGATCGCACGAGCGGGATGTAGAGATCCATCGCCAGATAAGCCGCTCCGCTGTTAATCGTCGCCGCCAACGTCGTCATGAACGCCGCGACCAATCCGGCCAGCACGAATCCGCGGACTCCCGCCGG
This sequence is a window from Lacipirellula parvula. Protein-coding genes within it:
- a CDS encoding glycosyl hydrolase-related protein gives rise to the protein MTIALMRFGFCSLLLLIAVERACADGWTPILRVGSIDQSIDDLNVIPLSGFDVAFDHLEQPLRPEQWPHLHPGVRDVWAGSRGYLLRTPVATPRRYGVYRIRIGVLGAHPYQPPRLRVTFGPSASWILKAPSGADISRQTERLEYLSPAVAEYLIAGQDLIDESTMLAIESIDDGSWIVYDGIEIDWIDAPLASEVGVDFHKEPARLVHRTPDGPRQQFRLTLDLRRVSTPLNLKIVDAAGGVWSEATLGLDAGHKRFYGPLTADLSIPAHEKAQDLKLEIRSDNFQKSYDLHWPGYRPIELYVVPQAHFDNGYTHTADQAVARNVDSLSRALAFGEKYENFSWTNESSYILQRWWQNANPADRDRLVDQVRSGRVGLDAGWVNLLTGLPNDEGLHRWLYWSGNFAREHRLDLKTASLTDSPSHVWSLPTILAGSGIEFLSIGSNSDRSDFWKFGADRAYQPVWWEGPDGARVLTMVHKHYAEATTVGLTMSLEAAEQRLPGYLTYIFDNPDAKEPYPYNVIHLHGAYFDNVQLDENLPAVVEQWNAKYEWPRLILGTNADFFERLRTEAAQHAPVVRGDQGAYWEDGAGSSAAETKLNRDSVRRLVLLEALLAGLHAQGKIRDYPKKLIDEAWENALLYDEHTWGAHHSVSLPDDPQTLTLFAVKAGYAMKSRLLCDQLQKIVDEGLAFTESWERDRRNSVAPESDALSFRSGYLAVDMDQTTGLIRSIRRTDDGREFVERSPAGGSVDAANSSGFGQVLYYAKQRGYPPSGSDVATGSTLSTPKLIDIQRKVRSIVSRYEHEILGIVELEVCVAADSPDIQCVLRMKGKRPVREMEGVYVSFPFAFKQPQIDYEVGGATVQAGRDWMPRACLDWFSVQDFVRLQDLKTGDDVVWSSPDAPLVSFQDVNTHKKLESLPIENGRIYSYVMNNYWHTNYQAQQGGDFEFRYFISFGRKTSLGQASLRATRWSPAICNALRAFVDIGSENIRMSSFKRAEDGDGYIVRIREVDGEHGDVKFSVPALAEVGIASVEVVSGIESPHMHPHGQTSAKGTEVSTHLHPFEVQTLRIRPGKRESDSNKKQATAP